A stretch of the Bdellovibrio sp. 22V genome encodes the following:
- a CDS encoding KH domain-containing protein, with translation MSEAKVIPVFHKRNADPSTELREETRTLLEGIIKRMVDDPQSVSVRFSVGEKTTVFVVDCSKEAISRLIGAGGKNIMGLRHVIASIMAKKGLRSVIEIPYYRQDR, from the coding sequence ATGTCAGAGGCGAAAGTTATACCTGTCTTCCACAAAAGAAACGCGGATCCATCCACTGAATTGCGAGAAGAAACAAGAACTCTTTTGGAAGGCATCATTAAGAGAATGGTGGATGACCCTCAAAGTGTCAGTGTTCGATTTTCTGTAGGAGAAAAAACAACGGTTTTTGTTGTCGACTGTAGCAAAGAAGCCATTAGCCGACTTATCGGAGCCGGCGGAAAAAACATCATGGGTCTTCGACACGTGATTGCATCAATTATGGCCAAGAAGGGACTTAGATCAGTTATTGAAATTCCTTACTATAGACAGGATCGATAA
- a CDS encoding ABC transporter ATP-binding protein encodes MQNQTVLEVKNLETTFSSKAGPVRAVNNISYKIDRGQTLGIVGESGCGKSVTSYSLMRLIEKPGKISGGQVLLNGRDILKLAESEMEEVRGGEMAMIFQEPMTALNPVLTIGYQMDEQIMKHKKCSPKESRERAIEMLRLVGIPSPEERYESYPHQLSGGMRQRAMIAMALSCDPTFLIADEPTTALDVTIQAQILELIQNLQEKFNMTVQFITHDLGVISEISDRVMVMYGGQTCEQADTQELFLNPRHPYTAALIASRPKFGERVKRLTTIEGSVPAPFELPKGCPFVNRCTRVKSECASAKPPLVEIKSGHTVACFNPL; translated from the coding sequence GTGCAAAATCAAACCGTTCTTGAAGTTAAAAATCTTGAAACGACTTTCTCCTCCAAAGCCGGGCCCGTCCGCGCGGTCAACAACATCAGTTATAAAATTGATCGCGGGCAAACTTTGGGAATCGTCGGAGAATCAGGCTGCGGTAAATCCGTCACCTCTTACTCCTTGATGCGCTTAATTGAAAAGCCGGGCAAAATCAGCGGCGGCCAGGTCCTGCTGAACGGCCGTGATATTTTGAAACTCGCGGAATCAGAAATGGAAGAAGTCCGCGGCGGCGAAATGGCGATGATCTTCCAGGAACCTATGACCGCACTCAATCCTGTTTTAACCATCGGCTATCAGATGGATGAACAGATTATGAAACACAAAAAATGCTCCCCGAAAGAATCCCGCGAGCGCGCGATCGAAATGCTTCGTCTGGTTGGCATTCCATCTCCGGAAGAGCGTTATGAGTCCTACCCGCACCAGCTTTCGGGCGGTATGCGCCAAAGAGCCATGATTGCAATGGCTCTTTCCTGTGATCCGACCTTCCTGATTGCCGATGAGCCGACGACAGCTTTGGACGTGACGATCCAAGCGCAAATTTTGGAGCTCATCCAAAACCTGCAAGAAAAATTCAACATGACAGTGCAGTTCATCACCCACGACTTGGGAGTGATCTCTGAGATCTCCGACCGCGTGATGGTCATGTACGGCGGACAAACTTGTGAACAAGCCGACACGCAAGAACTTTTCCTGAACCCTCGCCACCCTTATACGGCGGCCTTGATTGCGTCTCGCCCTAAATTTGGCGAACGCGTGAAACGTTTAACGACGATCGAAGGCAGCGTGCCCGCTCCGTTTGAACTGCCCAAGGGCTGTCCTTTCGTCAATCGCTGCACACGTGTAAAAAGCGAATGCGCCAGTGCGAAGCCGCCTTTAGTTGAAATTAAATCAGGTCACACCGTGGCTTGCTTCAATCCTCTTTAA
- the sohB gene encoding protease SohB, giving the protein MDALQNIGIFAAQTFIILFAILAVIIVIALIASRAAGPKTEIQVELLHKRYKEFRNLLKSQTMTKNERKELKKKLKEEHKAQETQPRDHEKKIFVLDFEGDIKASAVENLREEVTAVLTIATPEDEVVVRVESPGGVVHGYGLAASQLLRIREKQIPLTVCIDKVAASGGYLMSCTANKILSAPFAIVGSIGVVAQVPNFNRLLKRHDVEYKEYTAGEYKRTVSLLGEITEKGEEKFKQQLEETHVLFKSFVQKFRPNMNMSEIATGEYWYGDQALTKGLVDEIRTSDDYLMALSEKHQIVKVKFEQHESLSDKLTGIIGKAFHKGSLSILQELETRRFL; this is encoded by the coding sequence ATGGACGCTTTGCAAAATATTGGAATTTTCGCGGCACAAACCTTCATCATTTTGTTCGCTATTTTAGCTGTGATCATTGTTATCGCCCTCATCGCATCACGAGCGGCAGGCCCGAAAACGGAGATTCAAGTCGAACTTCTGCACAAAAGATACAAGGAATTTCGTAATCTTCTTAAGTCACAAACGATGACTAAGAACGAACGCAAAGAGCTCAAGAAAAAACTTAAAGAAGAACATAAAGCTCAAGAGACACAACCACGAGATCACGAGAAAAAAATCTTCGTCCTCGACTTTGAGGGCGACATCAAAGCATCTGCGGTTGAAAATCTGCGTGAAGAAGTGACAGCTGTTCTTACCATTGCCACACCGGAAGACGAAGTTGTCGTTCGTGTGGAAAGTCCCGGAGGCGTGGTGCACGGCTACGGTCTTGCGGCTTCACAACTTCTGCGTATCCGCGAAAAACAAATTCCTCTTACGGTTTGCATCGATAAAGTCGCGGCCAGCGGCGGTTATTTGATGTCCTGTACGGCTAATAAAATCCTGAGCGCACCTTTTGCGATCGTCGGGTCCATTGGTGTTGTGGCCCAGGTTCCTAACTTCAACCGTCTTCTAAAACGTCATGACGTGGAATACAAAGAGTACACGGCGGGCGAATACAAACGCACAGTCAGCTTGCTTGGCGAAATCACGGAAAAAGGCGAAGAAAAATTTAAACAACAACTTGAAGAAACTCACGTTTTGTTTAAGAGCTTCGTTCAAAAATTCCGTCCAAATATGAATATGAGCGAAATCGCAACCGGCGAGTACTGGTACGGCGATCAGGCTTTGACGAAGGGCTTAGTCGATGAAATTCGCACCAGCGACGACTACCTCATGGCTCTTTCCGAGAAACACCAAATAGTTAAAGTAAAATTCGAACAACATGAGAGTTTAAGTGATAAACTCACGGGAATTATCGGAAAGGCTTTTCACAAAGGAAGCCTCTCTATTTTGCAAGAACTTGAAACGCGTCGCTTTCTTTAA
- a CDS encoding OsmC family protein, whose amino-acid sequence MDRRATAIWRGNLQNGRGELSTESGAIKSTPYSFATRFENTPGTNPEELIGAAHAGCFTMALAGALAKKGFIADSLETSATVSLTKKGEGFEITSSKLKLRAQVPDVDAKTFEAIAQDAKKNCPVSKALNMEITLDIDFHPSLHSTSASH is encoded by the coding sequence ATGGATAGAAGAGCGACTGCAATCTGGAGAGGAAATTTACAAAATGGCCGAGGCGAACTTTCGACAGAAAGTGGCGCAATTAAAAGCACACCATACTCATTTGCCACACGATTTGAAAATACTCCCGGTACAAATCCGGAAGAGTTGATCGGTGCGGCTCATGCCGGGTGCTTCACTATGGCTCTTGCCGGAGCGTTAGCAAAAAAAGGCTTTATCGCTGACAGCCTTGAAACCTCCGCAACGGTGTCCCTCACAAAAAAAGGCGAAGGTTTTGAAATCACTTCTTCAAAATTGAAACTGCGCGCACAGGTTCCCGATGTCGACGCCAAAACTTTTGAAGCGATCGCGCAGGATGCTAAGAAAAACTGTCCCGTTTCAAAAGCGTTGAATATGGAAATCACTCTGGATATCGATTTTCATCCGTCATTGCACAGCACTAGCGCGTCTCATTAA
- a CDS encoding prepilin-type N-terminal cleavage/methylation domain-containing protein: MSIKNRSGFSLVESLVGLFILTVSAGIMLSIAKLQFYSQKENVDYASIVSLRESIIATVASQEAWDKTKSLNPGMACSLTFPSTCADNQIREVNIYRSDGSLYVGSSNPRYGFTADGKPCATYGSANSPCQIKARVFWKNVCVATSAQGCRYPSDQLSVLFYSRHESFKKYADAQFRLRRFDVLSMNRHSFGVNNSPVASCLAKGPYIFIGFGKTFNAPSGGVARADADGCVNISFFKGARGDTGPRGPMGPRGPQGPPGPPGVIYTVAGPPSPPPCTAFGCPPAPTPVPTPTPTPTRPPGKWICPGNDQNNPNEWLPYPEDMRLFPSLYSQICGGGLGGGEGGDGGAGGGAGS; encoded by the coding sequence ATGTCCATAAAGAACCGATCTGGATTTTCTTTAGTCGAATCGCTTGTGGGACTTTTTATTTTAACGGTTTCCGCTGGGATTATGCTGAGTATCGCCAAGCTGCAGTTTTACAGTCAGAAAGAAAACGTGGATTATGCTTCCATAGTTTCTTTGCGCGAATCTATTATTGCGACAGTAGCCAGCCAAGAAGCGTGGGATAAAACCAAATCTCTGAATCCGGGAATGGCTTGTTCCCTGACTTTTCCTTCCACATGCGCTGACAATCAAATCCGTGAAGTAAATATTTACCGCAGTGATGGCAGCTTGTATGTCGGCAGTTCAAATCCAAGATATGGTTTTACGGCTGACGGGAAACCTTGCGCGACTTACGGCTCTGCGAATTCTCCCTGCCAAATCAAGGCGCGTGTTTTCTGGAAGAATGTTTGCGTAGCCACATCCGCGCAAGGCTGCCGATACCCGAGTGATCAGCTGAGTGTTTTATTTTATTCAAGACACGAGAGCTTTAAAAAATATGCGGACGCACAATTTCGCTTACGCCGTTTTGATGTTTTATCAATGAACCGACACAGTTTCGGCGTCAATAATTCACCCGTTGCGAGCTGCTTGGCAAAAGGTCCTTACATATTCATTGGATTTGGGAAAACCTTTAATGCTCCCAGCGGAGGCGTTGCCAGAGCAGACGCCGATGGTTGCGTGAACATCAGCTTTTTTAAAGGGGCAAGGGGAGATACGGGACCACGAGGACCGATGGGACCGAGAGGACCGCAAGGACCGCCGGGCCCTCCGGGTGTGATATACACGGTGGCGGGTCCACCTTCACCTCCACCATGTACTGCGTTTGGTTGTCCACCGGCACCGACGCCAGTTCCGACACCAACACCAACTCCAACGCGACCGCCTGGTAAATGGATTTGCCCCGGTAACGATCAGAATAATCCCAACGAATGGCTTCCATATCCTGAAGATATGCGCCTTTTCCCCTCTCTTTATAGTCAAATTTGTGGCGGAGGACTCGGGGGAGGCGAAGGTGGTGATGGCGGCGCTGGTGGCGGAGCCGGAAGTTAA
- a CDS encoding DUF4423 domain-containing protein: MSNVGKILQYDIKEFLARIIEHKKQKNPRFSQRAFANQIGLTSTTLNEILKGKRRISAKTMAKLKAAFAQNEELLQLLDNQNYTSFSTFHVDTSALRAPLSSWFHIAILELMQTENFCEDPAWIAKRLGISIAETTQALEDLLKIEAIKRNQFNKLIPTHSNQIKFADDSSRESMLRTHNEFLKIVGNSVSSLPLEKISCGYLLVAASEEDRDYILAKSLSFVRECEEYLGRANVSKKEVFLLNVNFVPVTKTIPDDP; the protein is encoded by the coding sequence ATGAGCAACGTTGGTAAAATACTTCAGTATGACATTAAAGAGTTTCTTGCTCGTATTATTGAACACAAGAAACAAAAAAACCCCCGCTTCTCCCAAAGGGCCTTCGCAAATCAAATCGGCCTGACTAGCACAACTCTCAATGAAATTCTCAAAGGAAAAAGACGAATCTCGGCGAAGACTATGGCGAAACTAAAAGCTGCCTTCGCCCAAAACGAAGAACTGCTTCAACTTTTGGACAATCAAAATTACACCAGCTTCTCGACATTTCACGTGGACACTTCGGCTTTGAGAGCGCCACTATCAAGCTGGTTTCACATCGCCATTTTGGAGCTTATGCAGACCGAGAACTTTTGTGAAGACCCGGCTTGGATAGCAAAAAGACTGGGAATTTCAATTGCAGAGACGACGCAAGCCCTTGAAGATTTGCTTAAGATCGAAGCCATTAAACGAAATCAGTTTAACAAACTCATTCCTACCCATAGTAACCAGATTAAGTTCGCCGACGACAGCAGCCGTGAATCTATGCTTCGAACTCACAACGAATTTCTCAAAATTGTTGGTAATTCCGTAAGCAGTTTACCTTTAGAGAAGATTTCGTGTGGTTATTTGCTTGTGGCGGCCTCGGAAGAGGATAGAGATTATATCCTGGCCAAATCTCTTTCGTTTGTTCGCGAGTGCGAGGAGTATCTGGGACGAGCCAACGTCTCTAAAAAGGAAGTGTTTTTACTTAACGTCAATTTCGTCCCGGTCACAAAAACGATTCCGGATGACCCTTAA
- a CDS encoding BON domain-containing protein encodes MKVMTLMLALLLVPALGFAKGTSQTSQTGSTMNKASDEAASMEKDAMDSSRKTAMDQGKTEKDTALTRTIRERINADKSLSTRAKNITIITNNGKVLLKGTVASDQEQAKVEEIAKKTAGAQTVTNQTDVATE; translated from the coding sequence ATGAAAGTGATGACATTGATGTTGGCATTGCTATTGGTTCCCGCGCTAGGATTTGCCAAAGGGACCAGTCAGACGTCGCAAACAGGCAGTACGATGAATAAGGCCAGCGATGAAGCCGCCTCCATGGAAAAAGACGCCATGGACAGCTCTCGTAAAACGGCCATGGACCAGGGGAAAACGGAAAAAGACACCGCGTTGACCCGCACGATTCGCGAGCGCATTAACGCCGATAAATCTTTATCAACGCGAGCGAAAAATATCACCATTATTACAAATAATGGAAAGGTGCTGCTGAAAGGAACCGTCGCGTCTGATCAGGAGCAAGCGAAAGTAGAAGAAATTGCGAAGAAAACCGCGGGCGCACAAACCGTGACGAATCAAACTGATGTAGCAACGGAATAA
- a CDS encoding DUF4423 domain-containing protein: MEGLSDVLDLDIREFLQNLILLKQKRNPRFSQRAFAHQLGFSPSSLNEIIKGKRGLSKKSREKLKAGLAGDKDFEQYLLEHRKDLIEMWHLRVFLELVGTEGFHEDLKWISRRLGVTEDQAAIMLDELLRDRKVQRNSAGKLVAVASRAFSPLAEVAPESEQKTQDEIAKLSQVVKEVPSQDCFFGTVVVAIDPKDFEYIRAKMVDVMKEHQSFLNRDGVKRQEVYQLSFGCVPLTKKVSGEA, from the coding sequence GTGGAAGGACTATCGGACGTATTGGATCTAGATATAAGAGAGTTTCTGCAAAATTTGATTCTTTTAAAACAAAAACGAAATCCAAGATTTTCCCAAAGAGCTTTCGCTCATCAGCTAGGTTTTTCGCCGTCGAGTTTGAACGAAATTATCAAAGGTAAGCGGGGGCTTTCCAAGAAAAGCCGCGAAAAACTAAAAGCGGGTTTGGCTGGAGACAAAGATTTTGAACAGTATCTTTTAGAGCATCGTAAAGACCTCATTGAAATGTGGCATCTTCGCGTGTTTTTAGAGTTGGTCGGAACGGAAGGTTTTCACGAAGACCTCAAATGGATTTCAAGAAGACTCGGTGTTACGGAAGACCAGGCGGCCATCATGTTGGACGAATTGCTCCGTGATAGAAAAGTGCAAAGAAATTCTGCCGGAAAATTAGTGGCCGTTGCCTCGCGGGCATTTTCACCACTCGCGGAGGTGGCTCCCGAATCCGAACAAAAAACACAAGACGAAATCGCAAAGCTTTCACAAGTAGTTAAAGAGGTTCCATCACAGGACTGTTTCTTTGGCACCGTCGTCGTTGCGATAGATCCCAAAGACTTTGAATACATTCGAGCGAAGATGGTCGATGTTATGAAAGAACATCAAAGTTTCCTTAATCGCGACGGGGTGAAGCGACAAGAGGTGTATCAGCTCAGCTTTGGTTGTGTACCGCTCACAAAAAAGGTTTCCGGAGAGGCCTAA
- a CDS encoding sulfatase-like hydrolase/transferase → MTVKLNISRLQSVLLFATITFSLEMLDVIYLFYRVKDIVRFRGLLADTGFTIHLIVIYFFIRVFVLHCLLGALSELYVYVFDFKKRLGVYISLYIYVFIFLTLRTPQIFDEFSTIQTAIVAVRIFKHPWLPMAFANLLGLFLVYKAIILAQSRSRKAYFTIPLICAFFAVLNYSNDAKTEAVLQAGSTSLKQTSHPHIIVITTDSIRGDVNFPAHAKINSSFRKYLQKSFHFQNAISPLPQTHVAMTSILTGKSPHNLHIRTNLSHPAPSGKNILDQGAILDLKNAGFQTTMLMDVMEYSNHRPGRAIDTIKAPVYSVANVFISTFFKSKTIFALFNNPLGHLFLPEIKDNTSFPYAYHVNNFTKKTLDEISKVAQQSESQLLYLHTCSVHWPGIFPYPHYPQDNLDQVTQIPFSYTSKFLTLEQMSAGQWNARSKHNSHIYTKGIDMLVEEYLNPVFAALDKQGFLDNSVVILLSDHGENFWNPASTYPYEKKPEHGGSFLFGADSEKAVLHMSFPQWQGRPILQNVGLIDVAPTLLDYLKIPASSVSERGDGTSVLELLKTASQSEKMYYSETGLWPFRTFNLQFVTTPLTDLAPMLSYDEKHDTLYIQDSHLPAIILQKQRVLNWRDYRYIVYPTFYGFQDFLCYSKNDPQCTMDIKVSSPKIATKMKSEMLLYMTADFSGYSRLGPCNTPDLFNENLGSHLESRQWHLLFSASTCINKWHDYRSGFELLKKILKESPESSTVAAKARRLLFTLCSNKIGTETPESLLFIKDEYMKTPEMNPGCAQVLNIELEQSLETFSSEEESQEDSEITITEDFAERRLDFIHLNEIFYLEADSLKRNMILDKMAAHEARESFEQMFKTAQIYQLHFADSHRLKQELDQLYHAEISYKMTLKLTNYYYAYYMSLKRKSENLVFIDAIKRMDEGTLPFSFFYSIAGRLQFLTRESESLSLLSFRNLLFKYPYIAGIPVYDIEVSFFKKRLQEFLCKDKKNQQLCISLKRTLREDERHLFIQKAFPPLDDLNEESLRKFAISFKEKFYRDPIYF, encoded by the coding sequence ATGACCGTTAAATTGAATATTTCCCGTCTTCAATCTGTTCTTCTTTTTGCGACGATAACATTTTCGCTCGAAATGCTCGACGTGATTTATCTGTTTTACAGAGTTAAAGACATCGTTCGCTTCCGTGGCCTTCTTGCCGACACCGGCTTTACGATTCATCTCATCGTTATTTATTTTTTTATTCGCGTCTTCGTTCTGCATTGTCTATTAGGAGCCCTCTCAGAGCTGTATGTTTATGTTTTCGATTTTAAAAAGAGGCTTGGGGTTTATATTTCGCTGTATATCTATGTTTTTATTTTTCTCACCCTGCGCACGCCACAAATTTTCGATGAATTCTCTACAATTCAAACTGCGATTGTAGCCGTTAGAATTTTTAAACATCCATGGCTTCCTATGGCCTTTGCAAACTTGCTGGGACTTTTCTTGGTTTATAAGGCCATCATTCTGGCTCAATCCCGTTCTCGAAAAGCCTACTTCACGATACCTCTTATCTGCGCTTTTTTCGCTGTACTAAATTATAGCAATGACGCAAAAACCGAGGCGGTCCTTCAAGCGGGATCTACGAGCCTGAAACAGACATCGCATCCCCACATCATCGTAATTACGACGGACTCCATTCGCGGGGATGTCAATTTTCCGGCTCACGCCAAAATTAATTCGTCGTTCAGAAAGTATTTGCAAAAGAGTTTTCATTTTCAGAATGCCATTTCTCCTTTGCCACAGACGCATGTTGCAATGACCTCTATCTTAACGGGCAAATCCCCGCACAATCTCCACATCAGAACGAATCTGTCGCATCCCGCGCCCTCCGGAAAAAACATTCTGGATCAGGGAGCTATTTTGGATCTGAAGAATGCAGGATTTCAAACGACTATGTTGATGGACGTTATGGAGTATAGCAACCACCGTCCAGGGCGAGCCATCGATACGATTAAAGCCCCCGTCTACTCGGTCGCAAATGTTTTCATTTCAACTTTTTTTAAAAGTAAGACCATCTTTGCTCTTTTTAATAATCCTTTAGGCCATTTGTTTTTACCTGAGATCAAAGACAACACGTCTTTTCCATATGCCTATCACGTAAACAATTTTACAAAGAAAACCTTAGATGAAATCTCGAAAGTGGCACAGCAATCAGAAAGCCAGCTTCTCTATCTGCATACCTGCTCGGTTCACTGGCCTGGCATCTTCCCTTATCCGCATTACCCTCAGGATAATTTAGATCAAGTCACGCAAATTCCGTTTTCGTACACCTCCAAGTTTTTAACTCTTGAACAGATGTCGGCGGGACAGTGGAATGCCCGCTCAAAACACAATTCGCATATTTATACAAAAGGTATCGATATGCTCGTCGAGGAATATCTAAATCCGGTATTCGCAGCTCTCGACAAGCAAGGTTTTCTTGATAACTCCGTCGTCATACTCCTTTCCGATCACGGGGAAAACTTTTGGAATCCCGCAAGCACATATCCTTATGAAAAAAAACCGGAGCATGGTGGAAGTTTTCTTTTTGGCGCCGATTCTGAAAAAGCCGTTCTTCATATGAGCTTTCCGCAGTGGCAGGGACGGCCAATTCTACAAAACGTGGGTTTGATTGATGTTGCTCCTACTTTATTAGATTACTTGAAAATCCCCGCTTCGTCCGTTTCGGAACGGGGTGATGGTACGTCCGTTTTGGAACTTTTAAAAACAGCCTCACAGAGCGAAAAAATGTACTACTCTGAAACCGGATTATGGCCGTTTCGCACCTTCAACCTTCAATTCGTTACGACACCGCTGACGGATCTGGCCCCTATGCTTTCCTACGATGAAAAACATGACACTCTTTATATTCAAGATTCGCATCTTCCCGCGATCATCTTGCAAAAACAACGCGTCTTGAATTGGCGGGATTACAGATACATCGTGTATCCTACCTTCTATGGATTTCAGGATTTTTTATGTTACAGTAAAAACGACCCGCAATGCACGATGGATATAAAAGTCTCATCTCCCAAAATCGCCACGAAAATGAAATCGGAAATGCTTCTCTACATGACAGCTGATTTTTCGGGATACTCCCGTTTAGGTCCCTGCAACACTCCGGACCTATTTAACGAAAATCTTGGTAGCCATCTGGAATCCCGTCAATGGCATCTGCTATTTTCCGCAAGTACTTGTATAAACAAATGGCATGACTACCGATCTGGCTTCGAACTTCTAAAAAAAATTTTAAAAGAGAGCCCTGAATCGTCTACTGTCGCGGCAAAGGCGCGCCGGCTGCTCTTTACTCTTTGTTCGAATAAAATCGGCACTGAAACTCCTGAAAGCCTGTTGTTTATTAAAGACGAATATATGAAGACGCCGGAAATGAATCCAGGGTGTGCGCAAGTACTCAATATTGAGCTGGAGCAATCACTGGAGACTTTCTCCTCTGAAGAGGAATCCCAAGAGGATTCCGAAATAACAATCACTGAAGACTTTGCTGAACGCCGATTGGACTTCATACATTTAAATGAAATTTTTTATCTTGAAGCCGATTCACTGAAAAGAAACATGATCTTGGATAAAATGGCAGCTCATGAGGCTCGAGAGTCTTTTGAGCAAATGTTTAAAACAGCGCAAATTTATCAGCTGCACTTCGCCGATTCACATCGCCTTAAACAAGAGCTGGATCAGCTTTACCACGCCGAAATATCATATAAAATGACTCTCAAGCTTACGAATTACTATTACGCATATTACATGTCTCTTAAGCGGAAATCTGAAAATCTGGTATTTATAGACGCCATTAAAAGAATGGACGAAGGAACTCTGCCATTTTCTTTCTTTTATTCTATTGCGGGACGCCTGCAATTTCTAACAAGAGAATCTGAATCACTCAGTTTGCTGTCATTCCGAAATCTGCTTTTTAAGTACCCGTATATTGCTGGGATTCCTGTTTATGACATCGAGGTTTCATTTTTCAAGAAACGTCTGCAAGAATTTTTATGCAAGGACAAAAAGAATCAGCAACTTTGCATCTCACTCAAAAGAACTCTGAGGGAAGACGAGCGACATCTCTTCATTCAAAAGGCTTTTCCTCCCCTCGACGATCTCAATGAGGAAAGCTTAAGAAAGTTTGCAATATCGTTTAAAGAAAAATTTTATCGCGACCCGATATATTTTTAA
- a CDS encoding quinol:electron acceptor oxidoreductase subunit ActD, with the protein MPKQGRKVVFGIFQNRMSLENCVNNLKAEGFRPEDVSVLMPDKGDTKTFAHEKGTKAPEGAAIGGGTGAVLGGTLGWLVGVGAVATIPALGPLVAAGPIMSALAGLGAGAAVGGVAGALAGIGIPEYEAKRYEKMVKDGGILLSVHVDDEEWEDKAERVLENAGAKDISNSREVSQKSAGSKTDRYHHP; encoded by the coding sequence ATGCCAAAACAAGGAAGAAAAGTTGTTTTTGGAATTTTCCAAAACAGAATGAGTCTTGAAAACTGTGTCAACAATTTGAAGGCGGAAGGATTTCGTCCTGAAGACGTTTCGGTGTTGATGCCGGATAAAGGCGACACCAAAACTTTCGCTCATGAAAAAGGAACGAAAGCTCCAGAAGGTGCGGCCATTGGAGGCGGCACAGGAGCGGTGCTTGGTGGCACATTGGGATGGCTTGTCGGAGTTGGAGCCGTGGCAACGATCCCAGCTTTGGGACCTTTGGTCGCGGCCGGACCGATCATGAGTGCGCTTGCCGGGCTTGGTGCCGGAGCCGCCGTCGGCGGAGTCGCGGGTGCTTTAGCGGGCATCGGTATTCCTGAATACGAAGCCAAAAGATATGAAAAGATGGTCAAGGACGGCGGTATTCTTCTCTCTGTTCACGTGGATGACGAAGAGTGGGAAGATAAGGCTGAAAGAGTTCTTGAAAATGCTGGCGCCAAAGATATTTCTAACTCACGCGAGGTGAGTCAGAAATCGGCTGGCAGCAAGACGGATCGCTATCATCATCCCTAG